A region from the Bacteroidales bacterium genome encodes:
- a CDS encoding winged helix-turn-helix transcriptional regulator: protein MEKEKYTYTEKQKLAARFAKAMGHPVRIYILELLSKQSCCYSGDLSEVLPIAKSTLSQHLKELKNAGLIQGEIEPPKIRYCLNKENWKFAQNLFKKLLDI from the coding sequence ATGGAAAAAGAAAAATACACCTATACAGAAAAACAAAAACTTGCTGCCCGATTTGCAAAAGCTATGGGACATCCTGTAAGAATATATATATTAGAATTATTATCAAAACAGTCTTGTTGTTACAGCGGTGATTTATCAGAAGTATTACCTATTGCTAAATCAACACTTTCGCAACATCTGAAAGAATTAAAAAATGCAGGTTTAATTCAAGGTGAAATTGAGCCGCCTAAAATTAGATACTGTCTTAATAAAGAAAATTGGAAATTTGCTCAAAATCTTTTTAAAAAACTTTTAGATATATAA
- a CDS encoding TM0996/MTH895 family glutaredoxin-like protein → MEIKILGTGCPKCKVLEKLTREVVAEIGIEANISKVEDIIQIMNYSVVSTPALVIDEKVVLKGYVPSAKEIKKLLTN, encoded by the coding sequence ATGGAAATAAAAATTCTCGGGACAGGTTGCCCAAAGTGTAAAGTACTTGAAAAGCTCACAAGAGAAGTAGTTGCTGAAATAGGCATAGAAGCAAATATCTCAAAAGTTGAAGATATCATACAAATAATGAATTACAGTGTGGTTTCTACCCCGGCACTTGTAATTGACGAAAAAGTGGTGTTAAAAGGATATGTTCCATCTGCAAAAGAAATTAAAAAATTATTAACCAACTAA
- a CDS encoding sulfite exporter TauE/SafE family protein, which yields MEFLQNWFGSSQLPFLSALILGLMTAISPCPLATNITAIAFIGKDINNKQKVFTNGLIYTLGRAITYTGLGLIFYFGASQFHISGFVQKWGEKLLGPILIIIGLFMIDIIKINFPGFKKLTKKMEQKSQSGFLGVLLLGIVFALAFCPYSGVLYFGMLIPITITSASGLYLPLIFALGTGLPVIIFAWFIAYTVGGVGGVYNKVKIFEIWFRRLVSIIFIVVGLYYSIIYFL from the coding sequence ATGGAATTTCTTCAAAATTGGTTCGGAAGTTCTCAATTGCCGTTTTTGTCAGCACTAATATTAGGATTAATGACTGCAATCAGTCCATGTCCATTGGCAACAAACATAACAGCAATTGCATTTATAGGGAAAGACATAAATAACAAACAAAAAGTTTTTACTAATGGCTTGATTTATACACTCGGACGAGCTATAACTTATACAGGATTAGGTCTGATTTTTTATTTCGGTGCAAGTCAGTTTCATATTTCCGGTTTTGTTCAAAAATGGGGAGAGAAACTTTTAGGTCCAATATTAATAATAATCGGATTGTTTATGATTGATATTATAAAAATTAATTTTCCCGGATTTAAAAAACTCACTAAGAAAATGGAACAAAAAAGTCAATCTGGCTTTTTGGGAGTATTGTTGTTAGGTATTGTCTTTGCTCTTGCTTTTTGTCCTTATAGCGGAGTATTATATTTCGGAATGTTAATACCAATAACAATTACAAGTGCATCAGGACTTTATTTGCCTTTGATTTTTGCTTTGGGAACGGGTTTACCTGTGATTATTTTTGCATGGTTTATTGCTTACACAGTTGGTGGAGTGGGTGGTGTTTATAATAAAGTCAAAATATTTGAGATATGGTTTCGCAGGCTTGTTTCCATAATTTTTATTGTAGTAGGATTATATTATTCAATAATCTATTTTTTATAA
- a CDS encoding carboxymuconolactone decarboxylase family protein has protein sequence MRFLSENFPEFTEMFDNLDKIYEQKRMIDEKTYQFICLALAIKARSAPCVKKHFHGAIQAGAIPKEIAYIIALTIRESAGNDDCWVHDILGDVRELLKPNVKCCEK, from the coding sequence ATGAGATTTCTATCAGAAAACTTTCCTGAATTTACAGAAATGTTCGATAATCTTGATAAGATATACGAACAAAAAAGAATGATTGATGAAAAAACTTATCAGTTTATTTGTCTTGCTCTTGCAATAAAAGCTCGTTCGGCTCCTTGTGTAAAAAAACATTTTCACGGAGCAATTCAAGCAGGTGCAATACCAAAAGAAATTGCTTATATCATTGCCCTAACTATCAGAGAAAGTGCAGGTAATGATGATTGCTGGGTGCATGATATATTAGGAGATGTCAGGGAACTTCTAAAACCAAATGTGAAATGTTGTGAAAAATAA
- a CDS encoding permease, which yields MEWKKELKIFVWLLGFFLFAYFMPIGTERFNNALLEAFELSKWYAREHVLFCLVPAFFIAGVIAVFVSQGAVIKYFGAKAKKWKAYLIASLSGTILAVCSCTILPLFSSIHKRGAGLGPAITFLYSGPAINILAIILTARILGFELGIARIIGAVIFSVVIGIIMSLIYRKEEKERADKMDFPDVKEERPLWQTSYHFFVLIFILVFANWGKPNTNEGFMFWLWSYKWQITAFFGLMFIYSLIKILKMKPLYVIFAAIPVIAIAFIIPTQPLIPFVIAVIGLTILTIITPGEPQDWLRESWGFTKQIMPLLAAGVLIAGLLLGTVDGEGIIPSEWVSSLVGGNSVFSNFFASIFGAFMYFATLTEIPIIQGLLNNGMGQGPALALLLAGPALSLPNMLVIRSVIGTQKTIVYVILVSIMATISGLIYGAIV from the coding sequence ATGGAATGGAAAAAAGAACTTAAAATTTTTGTTTGGCTCTTGGGCTTTTTCTTATTTGCTTATTTCATGCCAATCGGTACAGAAAGATTTAACAATGCCCTTTTAGAAGCATTTGAACTTTCAAAATGGTATGCACGGGAACATGTATTATTTTGTCTTGTTCCTGCATTTTTTATTGCCGGTGTAATAGCTGTTTTTGTAAGTCAGGGGGCAGTTATTAAATATTTTGGTGCAAAAGCAAAAAAATGGAAAGCATATCTTATTGCTTCACTATCAGGGACAATACTTGCAGTTTGCAGTTGCACAATTTTACCATTATTTTCAAGTATTCACAAACGTGGAGCAGGATTAGGTCCCGCTATAACGTTTTTATATTCAGGTCCTGCAATTAATATTCTGGCAATAATTCTCACTGCACGAATATTAGGATTTGAACTTGGTATAGCCCGAATTATTGGAGCGGTAATTTTTAGCGTTGTAATCGGTATAATTATGTCCTTAATATATCGTAAAGAAGAAAAAGAACGTGCTGACAAAATGGATTTTCCTGATGTTAAGGAAGAACGTCCGTTGTGGCAAACTTCATATCATTTTTTTGTATTGATATTTATTCTTGTATTTGCAAATTGGGGCAAACCCAATACTAACGAGGGATTTATGTTTTGGCTTTGGTCGTACAAATGGCAGATTACTGCATTTTTCGGATTAATGTTTATTTATTCCCTGATAAAAATCCTGAAAATGAAACCTTTGTATGTTATATTTGCTGCAATTCCGGTTATAGCAATAGCCTTTATTATTCCTACACAGCCTTTAATCCCATTTGTGATTGCAGTTATTGGATTAACAATTCTTACAATAATTACACCCGGCGAACCGCAAGATTGGTTAAGAGAAAGTTGGGGCTTTACAAAACAAATAATGCCTTTGCTTGCTGCCGGAGTTTTAATTGCCGGACTATTGCTCGGCACAGTTGACGGCGAAGGTATTATACCAAGTGAATGGGTTTCATCTCTAGTGGGTGGAAATTCAGTCTTTTCAAACTTTTTCGCATCCATTTTCGGGGCGTTTATGTATTTTGCTACTCTTACTGAAATACCAATAATTCAAGGCTTGCTAAACAACGGAATGGGACAAGGTCCGGCACTTGCATTGCTTTTGGCAGGTCCTGCACTATCATTACCTAACATGCTGGTTATCCGTAGTGTAATCGGAACACAAAAAACTATTGTTTATGTAATATTGGTTTCAATTATGGCAACAATCAGCGGGTTGATTTATGGAGCAATTGTTTAA
- a CDS encoding 2,3,4,5-tetrahydropyridine-2,6-dicarboxylate N-succinyltransferase, with amino-acid sequence MNNKYKEIINQAWDERGLLKNTKTQETIREIIELLDKGKIRIAEPLSNGWKVNEWIKKAVILYFPIQKMETSEIGPFEFFDKIPLKKGYKKLGIRVVPHAIARYGSYISKGVIMMPSYINIGAYVDEGTMIDTWATVGSCAQIGKNVHISGGVGIGGVLEPVQASPVIIEDNCFIGSRCIIVEGVHIEKEAVLGANVVITKSTKIIDVTQNKSIEYKGVVPARSVVIPGSYTKKFPGGNFQVPCALIIGQRKQSTDIKTSLNNALREYDVAV; translated from the coding sequence ATGAATAATAAGTATAAAGAGATTATAAATCAGGCATGGGATGAGCGTGGTTTGTTAAAAAATACAAAAACACAGGAAACTATCAGGGAAATAATTGAACTTCTTGATAAAGGTAAAATAAGAATAGCTGAACCATTGTCAAACGGTTGGAAAGTAAACGAATGGATAAAAAAAGCAGTTATTTTATATTTCCCTATACAAAAAATGGAAACTTCAGAAATTGGTCCCTTTGAATTTTTTGATAAAATACCTTTAAAAAAGGGATATAAAAAGCTTGGGATTAGGGTTGTTCCACATGCGATAGCCCGTTATGGCTCATATATCTCAAAAGGAGTTATTATGATGCCGTCATATATAAATATTGGTGCTTATGTTGACGAAGGAACAATGATAGACACTTGGGCAACTGTTGGTTCATGTGCACAGATAGGAAAAAATGTACATATAAGCGGTGGTGTTGGAATTGGAGGAGTGCTCGAACCTGTTCAGGCTTCTCCTGTTATTATTGAAGATAATTGTTTTATAGGGTCAAGATGTATAATTGTTGAAGGTGTACATATTGAAAAGGAGGCTGTTCTCGGTGCAAATGTTGTGATAACAAAATCAACAAAAATTATTGATGTAACACAAAACAAATCAATTGAATACAAAGGAGTTGTTCCTGCACGGTCTGTAGTAATACCAGGTTCATATACAAAAAAATTTCCCGGGGGTAATTTTCAGGTTCCATGTGCTTTGATTATAGGACAACGCAAACAGTCAACCGATATAAAAACATCATTAAACAATGCATTAAGAGAATATGATGTTGCGGTATAA